In Pan paniscus chromosome 15, NHGRI_mPanPan1-v2.0_pri, whole genome shotgun sequence, the sequence TTCTGCTACAGAAGGGGAGGCAATGACCACAACTTCTAGTCCAGGCTGCCAGTCAGGCTTCTTCCCTCTATGTTCAGACGCTGTGTTACTGGAAAAATCTGTTCTTTCAAAAATGTGGCAGCTAGGTTTTCCTGACAACCCCCTTCATGAGGGCACCTGCGCTCCAGCATTGTAAACATGTATCCCTTCCTCCAGACCCAGCTTCAGGGATGCGGAAGGAGGGCAGAGCACTCAAGGCAGATCTTCATTGTCCTCCTGTCCCTAAATTGCATTAATTTGAAAGTTCTTGACAAAGACATAAAAAGTTCTAGAATTGGTAGTCTCTGCCCCTTTTTAATACAGTGCATAGTtgtgaacaaaacaaagcaaaattccCAGCCCAGTGAGCTTATATACTAGTGGGAAGAAGAGACaagtaaataaaactaaaatatacaGTGAggtggcagggtggctcatgcctgtaatcccagcactttgggaggctgaggtgggcgcattgcttgagtccaggagtttgagagcagcctgggcaacgtggcaagaccctgtctctacaaaaaaaaaaaaaaaaaaaatcagccacgtgtggtggtgggcacctgtggtcttagccactcgggaggctgaggcagaaggatcgcttgagctggggagggcaagggtgcagtgagcagtgaccaccccgctgcactccagcctgagggacagagggagaccctgccaaaaataataataataaataataaaaataaagatatacagTGAATCAGATGGTGGTAAGTGCTGTGGGGGAGAATAACTTCTAGAATAGAAAGAAGGAGAGTGGCTCTCAGTAATGAACAAATATTCACCAAGGGAAAATGCAGACTCTTTAGAAAGTCACCTTGCATGCCATCATTTTTCTGTGTCACACCTTAATCCAGGTTATTTAACCTGACTTCCTGAGTATCTTTGTGGGACTTCTTAAACTTGAATGTGCCTGAGAATCACCTGGGGGTCATATTCCAATGCAGAACCTGATTCAGTCTACCTGGGTGGGAGCAGAGAGTCTGCATTTGCAACGGGTGTGCAGATGATTGCCAATGCCGCTGGCCCGCACTTTGAGTAACCATCCAGCTAACCCAGGCCCTCAGCAGAGAGAAAGCCCAGGTCTTAAGTCCTCTGAAGGTGATGGAGAAGCCCGTGATGAGGACGGACACTTGCCCTGCTCCCCGCCCCAGCCCCTGCAGGTGACAGGCTGGGTCGCCCCGCTAACCTggtgtcttctctctcttctctctccgcCCCCGCCACCGCCGGCCCCACACAGAGGACAACGAGAACTCCAAGTCCGACGAGAAGGGGAACCAGTCCGAGAACAGCGAAGACCCGGAGCCCGACCGGAAGAAGTCGGGCAACGCGTGTGACAACGACATGAACTGCAACGACGACGGCCACAGCTCCAGTAACCCGGACAGCCGCGACAGCGACGACAGCTTCGAGCACTCGGACTTTGAGAACCCCAAGGCGGGCGAGGACGGCTTCGGTGCTCTGGGCCCGATGCAGATCAAGGTGGAGCGCTACGTGGAGAGCGAGTCGGACCTGCGGCTGCAGAACTGCGAGTCACTCACGTCCGACAGCGCCAAGGACTCGGACAGCGCAGGCGAGGCGGGCGCGCAGGCCTCCAGCAAGCACCAGAAGCGCAAGAAAAGGCGGAAACGGCAAAAGGGCGGCAGCGCCAGCCGCCGGCGCCTGTCCAGCGCGTCGAGCCCAGGCGGCCTGGACGCGGGCCTGGTGGAGCCCCCGCGGCTGCTGTCCTCCCCCAACAGTGCCTCGGTGCTCAAGATCAAGACGGAGATCTCGGAACCCATCAATTTCGACAATGACAGCAGCATCTGGAACTACCCGCCTAACCGGGAGATCTCCAGGAACGAGTCCCCCTACAGCATGACCAAGCCCCCCAGCTCTGAGCACTTCCCGTCCCCgcagggcggcggcggcggtgggggTGGCGGTGGCGGGGGGCTGCACGTGGCCATTCCCGACTCGGTCCTCACGCCGCCCGGCGCCGACGGCGCGGCCGCCCGCAAGACTCAGTTCGGCGCCTCGGCCACCGCGGCCCTGGCCCCCGTCGCCTCCGACCCGCTGTCACCCCCGCTCTCGGCGTCCCCGCGGGACAAGCACCCCGGGAacggcggcgggggcggcggcgcgGGGGGCGGCGGCCCCAGCGGGTCCAACTCCTTGCTGTACACTGGGGACCTGGAGGCGCTGCAGAGGTTGCAGGCGGGCAACGTCGTGCTCCCGCTGGTGCACAGGGTGACCGGGACCCTGGCCGCCACCAGCACGGCCGCGCAGAGGGTCTACACCACGGGCACCATCCGCTACGCGCCCGCCGAGGTGACCCTGGCCATGCAGAGCAACCTGCTGCCCAACGCGCACGCTGTTAACTTCGTGGACGTTAACAGCCCCGGCTTTGGCCTCGACCCCAAGACGCCCATGGAGATGCTCTACCACCACGTGCACCGGCTCAACATGTCAGGACCGTTCGGCGGCGCAGTGAGCGCAGCTAGCCTGACGCAGATGCCCGCCGGCAACGTGTTCACCACGGCCGAGGGACTCTTCTCCACGCTGCCCTTCCCCGTCTACAGCAACGGCATCCACGCGGCACAGACTCTGGAGCGCAAGGAGGACTGAGGCGCCGCCCGTCCTGGGCCCGGCCAGGCCCCGCTTGGAGGAGGCATCGTCGGCATTTTCGTTTAGACctttaattctagcactttgaatTCGAGCAGGTCAGCGTCTTCTCTCGCCACGACGGTCCCCATTCCACCCCCTCTTTCTTTCACCTGACTTATTCTTTCGTGTAaagatatgtttattttttgccttcagAGGGTCAGACGACCAGTTGCCTGCCGTTTTGTCTTCTTCTAAGATGTGTGTTGGGTTGTTTTGCTTTCCTTTGCATCTTTATTAAGATGTCTTTCATGTGTATATGCCTCTGCCATAGAATACTCAGTCTTGTGGTCAAGAGAGTTCTCAAGTGACAACCATTGGGGTTTCTTCATAAAGATCTTGATATGATCAAGATGGAAAGAGACAAGCATAAACAATGTGCCCTGTTTGACTAAGTCAAATGAAATAgggtggttttttgtttctgttcctaattcctttaaaaaatagggGGAAtagtattttagaattttatgcagaatttaattctctttttacggttaagattttaagattttcttacttgcacataaaaataatttgggtTCTTAAACTTAATTTCTGGCCTGTGActagaatgtttaaaaaaaaaagtcggaCTAAATGTTAATTACTGAAACATTAACTTAATTTCTAAAACCATGGTGCTATCATTTATTAATCTGTAATGTCTTCATACAAAATGCAGCTCCTGGGCTgggttttgggggaaaaaaaaatgtgttctgtCCTGGTCTGGAGTCCGTTGCTGCAGTCTCCTTGGTTAGTTAAGACAAAGCCCTCATTAACGTTTGCTGCAggacttaaaattttttaccTCCCAACTAACAAACATAGCCTCACATTAAATTTAATGGGTCAGTAAAGCCCTTTTTAAAGGGGCTGCTGGAAAACTCAATCAAACTGATTTGAGGAGCAGTTTAGGTACATACTGCCTTTTGTttagctttttgttttccttactcAGTCTAACTGAGGCTAATTTTGCAACTTCAATAACACTTCGgagtaaaagaaggaaaatatttaacatgtttttggtttttttcatttcttaaaaaaaggaaGGTTGTATTTTGGGGGACTGGTTTGATTTCATggaatttctttccctttggttCTTATTTCTGGGTTGAAACCAATAAGTTTTAAAACTAAAGAATGGGTTAATAAGCTTCAGACAGATAACTGCAACTGAAAACTGcacattaagtaaaaaaaaaaaaagaaaaaaaaaagaaaaagaaaaagaaaaaaaatcctattttgtCTTTGTTGCCAGAAATCAGTGTGGTGTCAAACACTCCAAATGACTGTCAAGTATAAATTCTTCTTCCACTTCATTTTTGGCAGCTGTTTGTTAAGGCATCTAATAACAGATGTGAGAACTGTAATGTGTACAATGTGTATGTGTCCTTGGCTGTCAGTCCCATTGCAGTTTCAATGTGTGTTTCTATATGCAGTATATACTAAGCTAATGTAGTTGTTTTGTCCTTTGTCTTATCTGTG encodes:
- the NPAS3 gene encoding neuronal PAS domain-containing protein 3 isoform X13; translation: MAPTKPSFQQDPSRRERLQALRKEKSRDAARSRRGKENFEFYELAKLLPLPAAITSQLDKASIIRLTISYLKMRDFANQGDPPWNLRMEGPPPNTSVKVIGAQRRRSPSALAIEVFEAHLGSHILQSLDGFVFALNQEGKFLYISETVSIYLGLSQVELTGSSVFDYVHPGDHVEMAEQLGMKLPPGRGLLSQGTAEDGASSASSSSQSETPEPVESTSPSLLTTDNTLERSFFIRMKSTLTKRGVHIKSSGYKVIHITGRLRLRVSLSHGRTVPSQIMGLVVVAHALPPPTINEVRIDCHMFVTRVNMDLNIIYCENRISDYMDLTPVDIVGKRCYHFIHAEDVEGIRHSHLDLLNKGQCVTKYYRWMQKNGGYIWIQSSATIAINAKNANEKNIIWVNYLLSNPEYKDTPMDIAQLPHLPEKTSESSETSDSESDSKDTSEDNENSKSDEKGNQSENSEDPEPDRKKSGNACDNDMNCNDDGHSSSNPDSRDSDDSFEHSDFENPKAGEDGFGALGPMQIKVERYVESESDLRLQNCESLTSDSAKDSDSAGEAGAQASSKHQKRKKRRKRQKGGSASRRRLSSASSPGGLDAGLVEPPRLLSSPNSASVLKIKTEISEPINFDNDSSIWNYPPNREISRNESPYSMTKPPSSEHFPSPQGGGGGGGGGGGGLHVAIPDSVLTPPGADGAAARKTQFGASATAALAPVASDPLSPPLSASPRDKHPGNGGGGGGAGGGGPSGSNSLLYTGDLEALQRLQAGNVVLPLVHRVTGTLAATSTAAQRVYTTGTIRYAPAEVTLAMQSNLLPNAHAVNFVDVNSPGFGLDPKTPMEMLYHHVHRLNMSGPFGGAVSAASLTQMPAGNVFTTAEGLFSTLPFPVYSNGIHAAQTLERKED
- the NPAS3 gene encoding neuronal PAS domain-containing protein 3 isoform X12; its protein translation is MAPTKPSFQQDPSRRERLQALRKEKSRDAARSRRGKENFEFYELAKLLPLPAAITSQLDKASIIRLTISYLKMRDFANQGDPPWNLRMEGPPPNTSVKGAQRRRSPSALAIEVFEAHLGSHILQSLDGFVFALNQEGKFLYISETVSIYLGLSQVELTGSSVFDYVHPGDHVEMAEQLGMKLPPGRGLLSQGTAEDGASSASSSSQSETPEPVESTSPSLLTTDNTLERSFFIRMKSTLTKRGVHIKSSGYKVIHITGRLRLRVSLSHGRTVPSQIMGLVVVAHALPPPTINEVRIDCHMFVTRVNMDLNIIYCENRISDYMDLTPVDIVGKRCYHFIHAEDVEGIRHSHLDLLNKGQCVTKYYRWMQKNGGYIWIQSSATIAINAKNANEKNIIWVNYLLSNPEYKDTPMDIAQLPHLPEKTSESSETSDSESDSKDTSGITEDNENSKSDEKGNQSENSEDPEPDRKKSGNACDNDMNCNDDGHSSSNPDSRDSDDSFEHSDFENPKAGEDGFGALGPMQIKVERYVESESDLRLQNCESLTSDSAKDSDSAGEAGAQASSKHQKRKKRRKRQKGGSASRRRLSSASSPGGLDAGLVEPPRLLSSPNSASVLKIKTEISEPINFDNDSSIWNYPPNREISRNESPYSMTKPPSSEHFPSPQGGGGGGGGGGGGLHVAIPDSVLTPPGADGAAARKTQFGASATAALAPVASDPLSPPLSASPRDKHPGNGGGGGGAGGGGPSGSNSLLYTGDLEALQRLQAGNVVLPLVHRVTGTLAATSTAAQRVYTTGTIRYAPAEVTLAMQSNLLPNAHAVNFVDVNSPGFGLDPKTPMEMLYHHVHRLNMSGPFGGAVSAASLTQMPAGNVFTTAEGLFSTLPFPVYSNGIHAAQTLERKED
- the NPAS3 gene encoding neuronal PAS domain-containing protein 3 isoform X11, producing MAPTKPSFQQDPSRRERLQALRKEKSRDAARSRRGKENFEFYELAKLLPLPAAITSQLDKASIIRLTISYLKMRDFANQGDPPWNLRMEGPPPNTSVKVIGAQRRRSPSALAIEVFEAHLGSHILQSLDGFVFALNQEGKFLYISETVSIYLGLSQVELTGSSVFDYVHPGDHVEMAEQLGMKLPPGRGLLSQGTAEDGASSASSSSQSETPEPVESTSPSLLTTDNTLERSFFIRMKSTLTKRGVHIKSSGYKVIHITGRLRLRVSLSHGRTVPSQIMGLVVVAHALPPPTINEVRIDCHMFVTRVNMDLNIIYCENRISDYMDLTPVDIVGKRCYHFIHAEDVEGIRHSHLDLLNKGQCVTKYYRWMQKNGGYIWIQSSATIAINAKNANEKNIIWVNYLLSNPEYKDTPMDIAQLPHLPEKTSESSETSDSESDSKDTSGITEDNENSKSDEKGNQSENSEDPEPDRKKSGNACDNDMNCNDDGHSSSNPDSRDSDDSFEHSDFENPKAGEDGFGALGPMQIKVERYVESESDLRLQNCESLTSDSAKDSDSAGEAGAQASSKHQKRKKRRKRQKGGSASRRRLSSASSPGGLDAGLVEPPRLLSSPNSASVLKIKTEISEPINFDNDSSIWNYPPNREISRNESPYSMTKPPSSEHFPSPQGGGGGGGGGGGGLHVAIPDSVLTPPGADGAAARKTQFGASATAALAPVASDPLSPPLSASPRDKHPGNGGGGGGAGGGGPSGSNSLLYTGDLEALQRLQAGNVVLPLVHRVTGTLAATSTAAQRVYTTGTIRYAPAEVTLAMQSNLLPNAHAVNFVDVNSPGFGLDPKTPMEMLYHHVHRLNMSGPFGGAVSAASLTQMPAGNVFTTAEGLFSTLPFPVYSNGIHAAQTLERKED